AGTTGTCAGGGGTGTGTGAATACGGTAAAACGGACACTTCTTTCTCTCGAGGGAGTCAAAGAGGTTTCGGTGGATCTCGGGTCAGGAAGGGTAGACGTATTGTCGGAAGAAAGTGTGTCTGCTGAGAGGCTTGTTGAGACTGTCAATACAAAAACCCCTTATAAAGCAACACTCGAAGGATAAACCATGGAAAAAAAGCAAATTTTTCATGTTTCTGGCATGAGTTGTACGTCGTGTGCGCTAGCTGTGGAGAAAGTAATTGCCTCTATTGAGGGTGTAAAAGAGGTTCGTGTGGATTTTGCTACGAGGAGAGCTCTTGTTGTTGGGGAGAATATTCCTTTTGAACGCGTGAAAAAAGTAGTTCAGGAGATTGGGTATGGTATTCGTGAGGATGAGTATAGCCAGGAAAATCTCAAACGGAGAATTCGTCAACTTCTCATAAGCTGGGTGGGTGTGGGGATTCTTCTGGTAACAATGCTGTGGCATGATAATATTTGGGCTTTTGTCGTTTCGCTTGTGGTGGGTTTTGTTACGGTGATTTTGAGTGGATGGGATGTTTTTCGGGCGGTGGGGAGTGCTTTTCGAAAGCGTGTGTTTACCATGGATGTGCTTATTGGGGTAGGGGTAGGAGCTTCGGTAATCACAGGTGTTTTTCACCTCCTTGATCATCGTTTTCCGGATTTTGTGATGGTCGGGGTGATGATTCTTGCGATTCATCTCACAGGAACCTACCTTAAGGAGAAAACCACAAGGAGAAAACCACAGGGAAGGCAAGTGAGGCTATTGGGAGGCTTCTTGCCCTCGGGGCAAAAGAGGCGCATAGAGTCAGGGGAGACAGTGTCGAGGATGTT
This sequence is a window from Thermospira aquatica. Protein-coding genes within it:
- a CDS encoding cation transporter, giving the protein MEKKQIFHVSGMSCTSCALAVEKVIASIEGVKEVRVDFATRRALVVGENIPFERVKKVVQEIGYGIREDEYSQENLKRRIRQLLISWVGVGILLVTMLWHDNIWAFVVSLVVGFVTVILSGWDVFRAVGSAFRKRVFTMDVLIGVGVGASVITGVFHLLDHRFPDFVMVGVMILAIHLTGTYLKEKTTRRKPQGRQVRLLGGFLPSGQKRRIESGETVSRMLMYGS
- a CDS encoding heavy-metal-associated domain-containing protein produces the protein MKSYVLRVSGMSCQGCVNTVKRTLLSLEGVKEVSVDLGSGRVDVLSEESVSAERLVETVNTKTPYKATLEG